The sequence below is a genomic window from Gossypium hirsutum isolate 1008001.06 chromosome A11, Gossypium_hirsutum_v2.1, whole genome shotgun sequence.
GACTTATAATAAATAGATATCGACAAAACAGTTGTTCAACAGTTTCATATTAAATTGAAACCGACAAAAGAATTAAACCGTGAATTAActaaaaattcaacaatttcatattaaataaaaatcgaCAAAACATAGATTGACTAAGAATTTAACGGTTTCATTAAACTCAGGCTAAGTCAATCGAAAAGAATAGCAAGATAGATAAAGTTGAACAAATTTAATAGCATTAGCCAAATTAACCctcagaaaaaaataattagatgagAATTCTTTAGTAATGGGTCTGAatgtttagggtttaaagttgtTTTAATTGTTGAGATAGATAAAGTTTCACCATCTAATCTATAGTGAATTCTTTAGTTATgattctaaatgtttgatctttAGATTGTaactatttatttgttttatatagtatCAAGATTCGTATGTCATTCATGCCATCCGAGACTTGTTGCGCTAAAGTTGGAATATTAATATTAGGCATTTACATCAAGAATACAATACGATGATTGATTGTTTAGCAAATGTTGCAGAAGAATGGTTATTAGTTTTTACTCTTAATCTCAACTTCTTGATTTTGCTTTGAATGTGCTGCATGAGGATATTACTAGTTTATATTTTCCTAGATTAATTGCTATGTAATAGTTTTTACCCTccttaatagaaaaaaaaaaaggagtttgGGACTTTTTCTTTTTACCTTAAGCCAGTTATTAGCTACACTTCGATAGCCAGTTGCAAAAACAATCACATCGAATTCTCTTTCAGCACCATCTTCAAACAACACCTTCTTCCCATCAATACTTGATATCGCTGGAACAACCTACGTACATagcatcacaaaaaaaaaaaaaaaaacatgacagTCAGAAATCATTTGAAGGggttatatttaatttcaattaagattgttataataaagatataaaattatttttttacacttTCAAACATATTTAAGAACACTACAAAATTCTAAATGCTTTCCTTTCACTAATTCACAAATAGAATAAATCTCttatataacatgtttatatAGAAAATTGATGTTGTCTTTCATTAAAAAGTGTTTAGTGATTTGAATTAATTAGTGCAAAATGAAATCAAACAAGGATTTCTATATGGATTCACCCACCGCAACACAAATAAATGGTAAGAACAAAATAAGTGTTAAAAAAAGGAGAGCATTCAGCACAATTTAAGCCAAAATTTGTTCATAGTATTGTTgggaattttgatttaattgacCTTAATCTCTTTAGACTTGATTTTGGCGACAGTTCCAACATCAATAACAGGAGCTCTCCCCGCTGTCGCTTTCAGATAAAAAGGACCTTTGGTTGGCCTACGGATCCCATAGTTGGATAGATCGCCATATAATATTTTCGACATCAATACGGCCATTATATCCACTATAAAAATGGGGAGATACTTGGAGAATATCATCCCTACCCTCACAGTTTCTTTGGTCACCACATGAACCTGCAACCCAAAAAAAGCTagatttcagttttttttttctcttatttagaCAAAATATAAGAAACTGAAGTATTGAATGTCTCAATCCTTACAGGGTTTCTAATAACAATGGCAGTTTGAACTCCGTAATTTGATAGATCATAAGCTATCTCCATACCAGAATTACCACAACCAACGACCAAGACCTCCTTGTTTTCATACTTGGCACCCGATTTGTACTCGCTGGAATGGAGGGTTTCACCGCTAAAGCTATCCAACCCCGGCAGCTCCGGGATGTATTTGCCACTGTTTTCGCCTGAAGCCACCACCAAGAACTCAGCAACATAAACTTCAACACCCCCTGTCAGTACATTCTTGGCCTCGATCCGCCATTTCCCATCAGCTTCATCGTAAGAAGCCGATTCAACATGTCGTTGATATTTAGGCTGGATGTTAAACGTCTTGACGTAGTCATCGAGATAGTCGACGAACATGTCTTTGGGTATGTAAGTAGGGCTATCGGGTGAATGGGGTTTGAACGGCAAGGAACAAAATTCTTTGGCTAAATGGAGTTTCAACCGATCATAAGCTCTTTTCTTCCAAAGGGAAGCATAAATATCTTCTTTTTCAAGGATGATATGAGGGATGGAATGAACTGATAAGCATGCAGAAGTTGCAAGACCAGAAGGTCCAGCACCAACAATCAGTACCACAATTTCTtccattctttttttcttctctctggGGCGATTTCTTTGGTGTttgtaaggaaaaaaaaaaactctctttgGAGTTCAAATAATGAGTCTAAAATCTCTTCACTTTGTTAAATAAGGCAGTCACTGAAGAGGAACACTGAATAGTGACAATGTAGGGTTCTTACAGTATTTAATGAGGATGGCAACAGAAATCTGCGTTTCGtttcaattttttacttttaattgatTTTCCATTGTAGCTGATTTTGTGTAAATCTTGTAGAAAGGATTTCAACGATAGTAACGTGATTTTGGCGTGGTTATTTTCtgcatttgtttttcttttcatttatttttactgGGATAACAGGCGTTTTGGCTCatcaacttttaacatttttttataattttttattctggAATTACATTCTCATGTTTTCCTGAGTTTAGTGGCGAAATTAGGGGCACCTGCCacccctaaaattttttaaaaatttcctatgaatactttaaaatttttaaaatttaaaattagtaaaagtaaaattacttaattctcttaaaaatataaatatttattttaattctttaaaatttataaaaataaatcattaaaataataaaattatattttttatcgtaaaaattataattcaattttcacccctaaaatatttttctaatttcaccTTACCTGAATTACTAGCATGATAGTATTAACTGTATCAAAATTTAGTGATAAAAGATATAATTGCAATGCCACCTATATTATATTTGACTAATGTGACAttcttttactattttacccattattttaatgatttaatccATTATGCTTAAAccaaaatgatataataataaaaaagctaatgaattaaaaattctcatatattcttttagtaacatttcaaaaaaaataaaatttagtttattagattatgcatttatttaataaaataaaatactataagCCTTCtctagtaaaaaattaaaataaataaatttttaaaaaataatttaataaaatgtatttttagataatttttatatattatcaatcaaattaataaaaaaattacattttaaccaaattaactaACAAGGTAATATAAATATGGAGTAATATGAATAAACCCCCTTAGTTGAATTGGCAAgtatgaataaatattttatttataaatttgtaacCTTATATAGATATTGATGTTGTTGAAttaagttttcatttttcaacttgataaaaataaaactagTAAGAAAATGGaaacatatataaataacatatcaataaaaaattttcttcCTTCTGTTAACTctgtaaattatttgaatttaactATGAGAaacacaaaatttttttattaaacattgAATCGGATAAGATCAATGTGGTTCTACAAGTAAAGAATATTTCGAATATACCGGTCCATATTACCATCTAATGTATatgaatctttttttctttttctttttttttttctaaatttcttcATCAGCATTAGTACAtttgtattttgtttttagtATTACCAAgttttcatataaatattaaatgataaaatttctaattcgaaattaatataaacttatttaatttgttttgtaatttGTACCTGTCATAGAAATAATTAGTACAAACAATTAATATCTTATAAGTGAAACTACACTGGCGTGACTAAAATGGATACTTTAGCtcataatttacatttttttcatttatgctcAATGCATGAATACCTCACAAATTTTGTtacaattatattttagtaattaatattgtgtaaaatttatactttatatTAGTGAAATATATAATGTAACttcattaaatttaataaactaatatcATATAATACATATGAATTTATATAGTATTGAATATAAACCCTAATAAGATTAACACTCTAAAGATGGATATAATgcataaaagaaaaagtaaataaaagagagaaaaagattaatttatcttttaataaCGGTGCGGGGCTaatgcaaaatataaaattaaatatagttAATTGTACGTAAATACCAAAATTGGCAATGGCATTAACTTTTTGTTTTAATGAATGTTCCATATTTGGCCTTTTATTaccaaattataaataattaccaAATCACAATCTAATTGGGGGTAGGTAGGCAAACTTTTCTTTGACTTCCTTTGACCAAACCAGCAACTGACAAGGTAGCTTAAACCATGGTTTAGTGCTAGATTTATACCAAAGTCAAGCAGAATTATCCACCTGACTCGACCAAAATTACCTTGGATAAAGTGATTTTAGTTCAAATCATGCCcaccaaataaaattttaataacactgtccactataataaaaaaaaaaccacaaaatatcattttattaagttcaagaagtatttgttttattaaaattaaaattaaaatttattttgtagttttttttaattaataaaattatgtttaCCATATGTGTTAATCAGTTAATTCGAattcaaaataagataaaattgaatTGCGTTGTTAATGGAGTTTTGACGTTATTGGTTAAAGCAAAAATCTTAGGTTTTTAAGTAtttagtttcaaattttattatgtacAATTAAGATTAGAGAGTTTCCAATCCCACTACGTGCATTtactatgtttaaattttatctgcTTTTTCAtcccttatattttattttgtgtttgtactgagaaaactttcaaaaataaaaaattcaaggacCATACTTACTAAATTGGGTCAATTTTACTTATTGAGTgtaatattttttccttttttggtcttattaaaattttgagaatcTGAAAtggatttgtttatttaatttgtaacTTATACTAATGTCTAAATCCAGGTGCACCATAAGTGCCAAAAAGGAGGAGAGAAACGTTACCATTGTTTGAAAGCTTTGGTGTAACGCATGAATGGCAATTTCCCATTGCCAAATGCcaaagaaacaaagctaaaacCTAAGAAGCACCGCCATTTATATGCTTTGCTTTGCATGCAACAAGTTCCAACACACCATTtccttaatttattcatttcatcttTATCCACAAATTCAAATATTCTATCTCATTGCATTTAGATGCAATTATTTGTAATATATAGGTTTTAAAGTTAAATCGTGTTTACAtgttttatgctttattattttattcgtaAATTGAATTGATATGATCAATATTTTGAAAAGTACATGAAATAAGAAggttataataattttaagaatACAAATTTCAATTTAGATGATGAAGAAATTGATCAAGGGCAAATAATAAAGAGTATATATGTTAGATGTTATAGATATGAAAGCAATTAGATAAAATACATATGATGTTTATTTGTTCTTGTTACTTTTATTAGTAATTGTATCATTGATTACTTCTTTGGACTAACATATTACATacaataatttgatattattattttttttactttttcagatattttttttgaaatattattgataattttttatagtaattaatattttaaaagaaatttaaatcatgtaatataTACAATCTGATGcattacaatataattaattacACTCTATCAACCAAATACATCTagaaaattacattttattataattataaaagggttgattaataattcaaaaaattaattaaattattattctttttaaataacttttataaaaagTCAGCAAAGCCCAAGAGCtatacttaaattattatttttaaggaaGTTTAAGCAGCCTCGTATGTAGTTTCTTTTTCACGCAGGAAGATGTTTAGTGCAATAATTCGAGTAATATACGGACTTCTTAAAGCATCCTCGAAAAAACTAAGATCCAACTTTAAAACTAGCTAAAGACTGCCTAAAAGCTCTTGAAATATCTTAATTTTGAAACCTCAAGCTGAGCTTGTGAACATGCCTCATGTCAGAAGGATTGAAATTTGACATATGCCATTCTCCTCAAGCACGTTcattactaacaaaataaaatatttatattcattcattcatgCACTACAAAATTTCTATCAGAACGAGAACAATGATTGGAAGCTATACTCAGAAAGCTTCAAGCCCAGTTCCATTTGAATGCACTGGGAACACCTCCAAATCATATTAGGACACTCGTGCAGACCTTCCTCGCATGCATGGCCACCAATACTCTCGTGTGTACCGCTGCCACTCTTGGGTCTCACACGCTGGCCATGACACAGCACACTGTAGATAGTGGAGAGGGGAAAGAAAAGCAATGTAAACAATTAACTATTCAACCGCCAAGGCTGAGTTACATGTTGCCCTTCTCTCTATTAACAGGTATCAGGTTGAAGAAATCCTCTTAACTATGCATCACCACTCCAAACTCAAAAGGCAAaaccaggatgcatggcacaagcACTCTGTATTAACACCACACACCTCCGCAAATGCATAAAAAAATAGTCAGCAAGGCTAATTTAGGGGGATTTCCAATCAAATTGAAGGTTACTAAACCCATTTA
It includes:
- the LOC107923724 gene encoding probable indole-3-pyruvate monooxygenase YUCCA10; translation: MEEIVVLIVGAGPSGLATSACLSVHSIPHIILEKEDIYASLWKKRAYDRLKLHLAKEFCSLPFKPHSPDSPTYIPKDMFVDYLDDYVKTFNIQPKYQRHVESASYDEADGKWRIEAKNVLTGGVEVYVAEFLVVASGENSGKYIPELPGLDSFSGETLHSSEYKSGAKYENKEVLVVGCGNSGMEIAYDLSNYGVQTAIVIRNPVHVVTKETVRVGMIFSKYLPIFIVDIMAVLMSKILYGDLSNYGIRRPTKGPFYLKATAGRAPVIDVGTVAKIKSKEIKVVPAISSIDGKKVLFEDGAEREFDVIVFATGYRSVANNWLKDFKHVLNETGMPKNDFPHHWKGEKNLYCCGLSRRGLFGVSMDASAIADDIKKVVTEKMNK